From the Babylonia areolata isolate BAREFJ2019XMU chromosome 15, ASM4173473v1, whole genome shotgun sequence genome, one window contains:
- the LOC143290313 gene encoding uncharacterized protein LOC143290313: MEPTKAVLVILPKGQYYEKAHNLLQDKKTYQQLSKDPTSKYTARLTKLLQGLQKSGELSLEQYRRLYPSATDVPKFYRLSKVHKRDVPLRPTVASRGSLMCETARFVADILTPLVGKTEHCIANSADLVKKLSKFPRLFTSVPVKGSIDIIRRRLQDDNSLQQRTNLSVEHICDLLSCYLNTTYFTFEGQFCQQTEGAAMGSPVSPIVANLFMEDFQEKAWRRSTLLHDTGAATWTTP; this comes from the exons ATGGAG CCGACAAAGGCAGTGCTAGTCATCCTACCCAAGGGGCAGTACTATGAGAAGGCACATAATCTGTTACAAGATAAGAAGACCTACCAACAGCTGAGCAAAGATCCCACCAGCAAGTACACTGCCCGCCTGACAAAACTACTGCAAGGCTTACAGAAGTCAGGGGAACTCTCTTTAGAACAGTACCGCAGATTGTACCCCTCAGCCACGGATGTGCCAAAGTTCTACAGACTGTCGAAAGTGCATAAGAGAGATGTACCCCTCCGTCCCACTGTCGCCTCTAGGGGATCCCTGATGTGTGAGACGGCCCGCTTTGTTGCAGACATCCTCACGCCTTTGGTAGGAAAGACGGAGCATTGCATCGCCAACAGTGCAGACCTGGTGAAGAAGCTGTCTAAGTTT CCCCGGCTGTTCACCAGTGTCCCTGTGAAGGGCAGCATTGACATCATCAGAAGGAGATTACAGGATGACAACAGCCTTCAGCAGCGCACCAATCTGTCAGTTGAACACATCTGTGATCTACTATCCTGCTACCTCAACACCACCTACTTCACCTTCGAAGGACAATTCTGTCAACAGACCGAGGGTGCAGCCATGGGGTCCCCAGTGAGTCCCATTGTCGCCAACCTCTTCATGGAGGACTTCCAGGAGAAAGCCTGGCGTCGTTCCACACTCCTCCACGATACTGGGGCCGCTACATGGACGACACCATGA
- the LOC143290314 gene encoding uncharacterized protein LOC143290314 codes for MTSPAIGTQQAKTNCSTDTAREEELQHIKKVLSVSGYQKWVWDIPGDKKTIPHPSTQRQTPSRGHVSMPYLSRKIRKLGVSVHAKPTNTIRSQLVHHKDKTDKLDTSGLIYQIDCQDCDQSYIGETERNLHIRLEEHKRESSLVGEHLTHNQHHFVKDNLQVLDKEAR; via the exons ATGACC TCACCAGCCATTGGAACACAACAAGCAAAGACCAACTGCTCCACCGACACCGCTAGGGAAGAAGAGTTGCAGCACATCAAGAAAGTGCTCAGTGTGTCGGGATACCAGAAGTGGGTCTGGGACATCCCGGGGGACAAGAAAACCATACCCCACCCCTCGACTCAACGCCAAACCCCATCGAGAGGACACGTCTCCATGCCATATCTCAGCAGGAAGATCCGGAAGTTGGGAGTCAGCGTTCACGCCaagcccaccaacaccatcaggagCCAGTTAGTTCACcacaaagacaaaacagacaaattgGACACATCGGGGCTGATATACCAGATAGACTGCCAGGACTGTGACCAAAGTTACATTGGTGAAACCGAGCGCAACTTGCACATAAGACTGGAAGAACACAAACGAGAGTCCTCCCTAGTGGGCGAACATCTgacccacaaccaacatcactttGTAAAGGACAATCTGCAAGTTCTCGACAAAGAAGCAAGATAG